AGCCGCAACACCGCCACGGCGCAAAAGAACCCGGCCTTCGGTGGGCCAAATCGGCCCACCGGGTTCGTTGCGGCGCTCGCCCGATATCCCGTATCGCGCGTCGCGGCCCGCGCCTGCCCGGATGAACCGATTTGGCCCATCCAATTGATCCCCTATAACCATGAACCGCTCTAGACGACCCGAAGCCGGGCGCGCTCTGCGGTCACTGGCCGGGCTGGGCGAAGCGCAGATGGACGCTCGCCTGCATGTCCTGGAACTTGCTCACCGTCTTGCGCAGGTCGTCGAGCAGCGCGGCTGCGTCGTGGCCCTGTTCGGTCATATCGACGATCCATTCCCCGTCCATGAACGCGATCTTGGCCCGCCAGCGCTTGAGCTCCTCGGGCGCCAGGGTATGGATGTATTCGCCGTTGACCTTGGCCTCCTCACGCGCCGCGCGGTCGGCCTCGTCCCAATGCCGGCCGATGAACGCCGCCCCGTAGCCGCCGCCGAACCGGTCGATGAGCGCCTTGTGCTCCGGCGCGAGGCTCTCATATCTGGCCTTGTTCATCACCACGGCGAAGACCGTCGTGTAAAGGCCGCCGGGGATCTCCAAATGGTAGCGCACGAGCCCGGTCAGCCGGTAGCTTGCGACCGCCTCCCACGGAAACAGCGTGCCTTGGGTGGTGCCGCGCAGGAGCGCTTGGTGGGCGTCGGCCGCCGTCATCGCCACCGGCACCGCGCCGAGCGCGCGGGCAATGGCCACGCCGCCGCCGCCGACGCGCAACCTCATTCCGGCCAAGTCTTCGTGCGTCCTCACCCGCGTCTTGGAATGCAGCATGCCCGGACCATGGACGAACAGGGTCACGAGCTTGACGTCGTTGAATTCCTGGTCCGCGATGTTGCGCGTGCCCCAGTCCCACAGCGCCTGGCTGCCGACCTCCGCGCTCGGCGACAGGAACGGCAGTTCTATGCCCCGCGTCACCGCGAAACGGTCGGGCATATAGCCGAGGACGGGAAACGCCAGGTCGGCGATGCCCTTCTTCGCCAGTTCGTACTGCCCTTGCGCCTTGGCCAACGGCGCTTCGTCGAGGACGACCTTCAAGCTGCCGCCGGAGGCCCTCTCGATCTGTGCCGCCCATTCCGTGAAGGTCTGATGGAGGT
This sequence is a window from Hyphomicrobiales bacterium. Protein-coding genes within it:
- a CDS encoding TRAP transporter substrate-binding protein, which translates into the protein MIGNAIRTILLAVMVLAATAHSSMVSAETVTLRMATWVPPMHHLHQTFTEWAAQIERASGGSLKVVLDEAPLAKAQGQYELAKKGIADLAFPVLGYMPDRFAVTRGIELPFLSPSAEVGSQALWDWGTRNIADQEFNDVKLVTLFVHGPGMLHSKTRVRTHEDLAGMRLRVGGGGVAIARALGAVPVAMTAADAHQALLRGTTQGTLFPWEAVASYRLTGLVRYHLEIPGGLYTTVFAVVMNKARYESLAPEHKALIDRFGGGYGAAFIGRHWDEADRAAREEAKVNGEYIHTLAPEELKRWRAKIAFMDGEWIVDMTEQGHDAAALLDDLRKTVSKFQDMQASVHLRFAQPGQ